The following coding sequences lie in one Zingiber officinale cultivar Zhangliang chromosome 2B, Zo_v1.1, whole genome shotgun sequence genomic window:
- the LOC122045068 gene encoding noroxomaritidine synthase-like, protein MGRSWIAAGKFLLLDYTELAVSFSFFFFFGWFARLFRRGRRDRMPLNWPVVGMLPGALLNLHRVHDWAVKLHRRVGYTFWFRGPWFLGMDYLCTADPANVHHIFGLNFSNYPKGSEFAEIFDILGDGIFNSDGEAWKAQRSRAHAVVSSRPFRAFVADSIRDKVAADLLPLAAGFAERGAVLDLQDFFLRLTFDATCTFVFGVDPRCLSAGFPTVPFARAIDDAMGAIFLRHAAPRAWWKLMKRLNVGEEKKLAAAREEIDRFINQTLTEKRIDKGSMNLAEKADLLSSYIINSNINEGDGGDSDDWTSTKFLRDTALNFMLAGRDTTGTAITWFFWMLSENPEVESKILEELKELRRSSDDDDDDDDLVVFDAEEVGKLVYLHAALCETLRLYPSVPFEHKSALRDDVLPSGHKVAAGTKVLLSAYTLGRLEGVWGEDSAEFRPERWISEKGKVKHEPTYKFLSFNSGARTCLGKEVAFVQMKTVAAAMVYNFQVQVVEGAAAGQPKLSIILQMKGGLPVKLKRRTMN, encoded by the exons ATGGGGAGGAGCTGGATCGCCGCCGGCAAGTTCCTCTTGCTCGATTACACCGAGCTCGCGGTGTCgttctccttctttttcttctttggctGGTTCGCCCGCCTCTTCAGGCGGGGGCGGCGCGACCGGATGCCACTGAACTGGCCTGTCGTCGGCATGCTCCCCGGTGCGCTCCTCAACCTCCACCGCGTCCACGACTGGGCGGTTAAGCTCCACCGCCGCGTCGGCTACACCTTCTGGTTCCGGGGACCCTGGTTCTTGGGCATGGACTACCTCTGCACCGCCGACCCCGCCAACGTCCACCACATCTTCGGCCTCAACTTCTCCAACTACCCCAAGGGCTCGGAGTTTGCGGAGATCTTCGACATCCTCGGCGACGGCATCTTCAACTCCGACGGCGAGGCTTGGAAGGCGCAGCGCAGCCGCGCGCACGCCGTCGTGTCGAGCCGCCCGTTCCGCGCCTTCGTCGCCGACTCGATCCGGGACAAGGTGGCCGCCGACCTCCTTCCTCTCGCCGCCGGCTTCGCCGAGCGCGGCGCCGTCTTGGACCTGCAGGACTTCTTCCTGCGGCTGACCTTCGACGCGACGTGCACCTTTGTGTTCGGCGTCGACCCGCGCTGCCTCTCCGCCGGGTTCCCGACGGTCCCCTTCGCGCGGGCGATCGACGACGCCATGGGCGCCATCTTCCTCCGCCACGCCGCCCCGCGGGCGTGGTGGAAGCTCATGAAGCGCCTGAACGTCGGGGAAGAGAAGAAGCTCGCCGCCGCTCGCGAGGAAATCGATCGTTTCATCAATCAAACTTTAACGGAAAAAAGGATCGACAAGGGCAGCATGAATCTCGCCGAGAAAGCTGATCTGCTCTCATCGTACATCATCAACAGCAATATTAATGAAGGCGACGGCGGTGACTCCGACGACTGGACGTCGACGAAGTTCCTAAGGGACACGGCGCTCAATTTCATGCTCGCCGGAAGGGACACGACGGGCACGGCGATCACGTGGTTCTTCTGGATGCTGTCGGAGAACCCCGAGGTGGAATCCAAGATTCTCGAGGAACTGAAGGAGTTGCGCCGGAGctccgacgacgacgacgacgacgacgacttgGTCGTGTTCGACGCCGAGGAGGTGGGGAAACTGGTGTACCTGCACGCGGCGCTGTGCGAGACGCTGAGGCTCTATCCGTCCGTGCCGTTCGAGCACAAGTCGGCGCTGCGCGACGACGTGCTGCCCAGCGGCCACAAGGTGGCTGCCGGGACGAAG GTGCTGCTGTCAGCGTATACCCTGGGGAGGCTGGAGGGAGTGTGGGGCGAGGACAGCGCGGAGTTCCGGCCGGAGCGGTGGATCTCGGAGAAGGGGAAGGTGAAGCACGAGCCGACTTACAAGTTCTTATCGTTCAACTCGGGCGCCAGGACGTGCCTGGGGAAGGAGGTGGCGTTCGTGCAGATGAAGACGGTGGCGGCGGCCATGGTGTACAACTTCCAGGTGCAGGTGGTGGAGGGCGCCGCCGCCGGCCAGCCCAAGCTCTCCATCATTCTGCAGATGAAGGGTGGACTGCCGGTGAAGCTCAAGAGGAGGACAATGAATTAA